The following are encoded together in the Bradyrhizobium genosp. L genome:
- a CDS encoding CHASE3 domain-containing protein, with protein sequence MASQRLILGSGLAILLAISAASIGLDVKSRGEIESADRTLSILKRISDTRPLPRGVESAARAFALTGDASFADEYHEQSAALTAAFDGLQEAAPEESQLLKEARAEVDRGIALGEELIRLRKAGDTAGAAALMSAGESRALMDKVGGALERFVTEERRLLAARTEQSKTYGRLLLAIDLAGVALILVLATVLTLATRRSRRALQDSLSATQATNLSLEAKVAERTKDLGAALEELRRSTAVMETTFRSMAEAVLVIDTTGAVMLANPAAEKTLRYKTGMTVQVLRAQSNVFEADGVTPMAATDMPSARTLRGEEFDGLEFIARPVRGTSQIHLVVSGRPLRDADGMITGAALIYHDITASRETEHKLQQAQKLDAIGKLTGGVAHDFNNMLTIITGTTETLVDSLRGQPLGITAELIDRAAERCRELIQHLLAFARRQPLEPRIVDINATVVDIAKLLRPTLGEQIEINSVLAPDVASVHIDPSQLSNSLLNMAINARDAMPDGGKLLFETSNIVLDDAYAQANPDITPGRYVLIAVSDSGTGMSQMVQDKVFEPFFTTKEIGKGSGLGMSMVYGFVKQSGGHIKIYSEEGHGSTIKLYLPPARGQVEVEAPVPPPAPRGSETILVVEDDPLVRNYVTAQLAGLGYKAIAVADSRAALAVVDKGEPFDLLFTDVIMPGGMNGRQLADEVKKRRPGMKVLYTSGYTENAIVHHGRLDEGVLLLAKPYRKAQLAGMLQKALGHE encoded by the coding sequence ATGGCTTCCCAGCGTCTCATCCTCGGCAGTGGCCTGGCGATCCTTCTCGCCATCAGCGCAGCGTCGATCGGCCTCGACGTCAAGTCGCGCGGCGAGATCGAATCGGCTGACCGCACCCTCAGCATCCTGAAGCGGATTTCGGACACGCGGCCGCTGCCGCGTGGCGTCGAGAGCGCGGCGCGCGCCTTCGCGCTGACCGGGGACGCCTCCTTCGCCGACGAATATCACGAGCAAAGCGCCGCCCTCACCGCCGCGTTCGACGGCCTGCAGGAGGCGGCGCCTGAGGAATCGCAGTTGCTCAAGGAGGCCCGGGCGGAGGTCGACCGCGGCATCGCGCTCGGCGAGGAACTGATCAGGCTGCGTAAGGCCGGCGACACGGCGGGTGCCGCGGCGCTGATGTCGGCGGGCGAGAGCCGCGCGCTGATGGACAAGGTCGGCGGCGCGCTCGAGCGATTCGTCACCGAGGAGCGTCGGCTGCTCGCGGCGCGCACCGAACAGTCGAAGACCTATGGGCGGCTGCTGCTGGCGATCGATCTCGCCGGCGTCGCGCTGATCCTGGTGCTGGCGACCGTGCTGACGCTGGCAACGCGACGGTCGCGGCGGGCCTTGCAGGACTCGCTGAGCGCGACGCAGGCGACCAATCTGTCGCTCGAAGCCAAGGTCGCCGAACGCACCAAGGATCTCGGCGCCGCGCTCGAAGAGCTGCGCCGCTCCACCGCCGTCATGGAAACCACCTTCCGCAGCATGGCGGAGGCGGTGCTGGTGATCGACACCACCGGCGCCGTGATGCTCGCGAACCCGGCCGCCGAGAAGACGCTGCGCTACAAGACGGGCATGACGGTCCAGGTGTTGCGGGCGCAGAGCAACGTGTTCGAGGCCGACGGCGTCACGCCGATGGCGGCGACCGACATGCCTTCGGCCCGGACGCTGCGCGGCGAAGAATTCGACGGGCTGGAGTTCATCGCCCGGCCGGTCCGCGGCACATCCCAGATCCACCTCGTGGTGTCGGGCCGCCCGCTGCGCGACGCCGACGGCATGATCACGGGCGCCGCACTGATCTATCACGACATCACCGCCTCGCGCGAGACCGAGCACAAACTGCAGCAGGCGCAGAAGCTCGACGCGATCGGCAAGCTGACCGGCGGCGTCGCGCACGACTTCAACAACATGCTGACGATCATCACCGGCACCACCGAGACGCTGGTCGACAGCCTGCGCGGCCAGCCGCTCGGCATCACCGCCGAGCTGATCGACCGCGCCGCCGAGCGCTGCCGCGAATTGATCCAGCACCTGCTCGCCTTCGCCCGCCGCCAGCCGCTGGAGCCGCGCATCGTCGACATCAACGCCACCGTGGTCGACATCGCGAAACTGCTGCGCCCGACGCTCGGCGAGCAGATCGAGATCAATTCGGTGCTCGCGCCCGACGTCGCCAGCGTCCACATCGATCCGTCGCAGCTGTCGAACTCGCTGCTCAACATGGCGATCAACGCCCGCGATGCGATGCCGGACGGCGGCAAGCTGCTGTTCGAAACCTCCAACATCGTGCTCGACGACGCCTATGCGCAAGCCAATCCCGACATCACGCCCGGCCGCTATGTGCTGATCGCGGTCAGCGACAGCGGCACCGGCATGTCGCAGATGGTACAGGACAAGGTGTTCGAGCCGTTCTTCACCACCAAGGAGATCGGCAAGGGCTCGGGCCTCGGCATGAGCATGGTCTACGGCTTCGTCAAGCAGTCCGGCGGCCACATCAAGATCTACAGCGAGGAAGGCCACGGCTCCACGATCAAGCTCTATTTGCCGCCGGCGCGCGGCCAGGTCGAGGTCGAGGCCCCCGTCCCGCCGCCGGCGCCGCGCGGCAGCGAGACCATCCTGGTGGTCGAGGACGATCCCTTGGTGCGCAACTACGTCACCGCGCAGCTTGCGGGCCTCGGCTACAAGGCGATCGCGGTCGCCGACAGCCGCGCCGCGCTCGCCGTGGTCGACAAGGGCGAGCCGTTCGACCTTCTGTTCACCGACGTCATCATGCCCGGCGGCATGAACGGCCGGCAGCTCGCTGACGAGGTCAAGAAGCGGCGGCCGGGCATGAAGGTGCTCTACACCTCGGGCTATACCGAGAACGCGATCGTGCATCACGGCCGCCTCGACGAGGGCGTGCTGCTGCTGGCAAAGCCCTACCGCAAGGCGCAGCTCGCCGGGATGTTGCAGAAGGCGCTCGGCCACGAGTGA
- a CDS encoding vitamin B12-dependent ribonucleotide reductase — MRIERRNTTSGQSPYAGINFRLTTSEIRNPDGSVVFRAENVEVPEFWSQVASDVLAQKYFRKAGVAARLKKVEEETVPSWLWRSVPDTEALSTLPENERIVGETSAKQVFDRLAGCWTYWGWKGSYFSSEEDALAFFDEIRFQLAKQMVAPNSPQWFNTGLHWAYGVDGPGQGHYYVDWKTGKLTKSKSAYEHPQPHACFIQGVGDDLVNEGGIMDLWVREARLFKYGSGTGSNFSSLRGEGERLSGGGRSSGLMSFLKIGDRAAGAIKSGGTTRRAAKMVVVDADHPDIETYIDWKVKEEQKVAALVTGSKINQKHLKAVMKACVNCEGSGDDCFDPEKNPALRREIKLARRSLVPDNYIKRVIQFARQGYKDINFDIYDTDWDSEAYLTVSGQNSNNSVSLKDDFLRAVETDGDWNLVGRTTKKVTKTLKARDLWEKIGYAAWASADPGLHFNTTMNDWHTCKSSGDIRASNPCSEYMFLDDTACNLASANLLTFYSSTTKRFDIESYEHLCRLWTIVLEISVMMAQFPSKAIAELSYEFRTLGLGFANIGGLLMTMGLPYDSKEGRSLCGALTAVMTGIAYKTSAEMAAELGTFPGYKKNAAHMLRVIRNHRRAAHGNAGGYEALSVNPVPLDHASCPQADIVTHAIHAWDDALALGEQNGYRNAQTTVVAPTGTIGLVMDCDTTGIEPDFALVKFKKLAGGGYFKIINQAVPAALRALGYRESEIAEIEAYAVGHGSLSNAPGINASTLKTKGFTDEAIAKVEKALPTAFDIKFAFNKWTFGEDFIRDQLGIGAEAIAAPGFDLLSAVGFSKREIEAANVHICGAMTVEGAPHLKPSDYAVFDCANPCGKIGKRYLSVESHIRMMAASQPFISGAISKTINMPNDATVEDCKSAYLLSWKLALKANALYRDGSKLSQPLNSQLISDDEDEDDAGEALYEKPMAARAAQVSEKIVEKLVERIVVMREREKMPDRRKGYTQKAVVGGHKVYLRTGEYDDGRLGEIFIDMHKEGAALRSFINNFAIAVSLGLQYGVPLEEYVDAFTFTRFEPAGPVQGNDSIKYATSILDYVFRELAVSYMSRFDLAHVDPNESGFDALGKGVEEGKEPDETPTQQATKYLSKGLTRSRTDNLVIMRGGSAAVSANSDAAPAGGNRVTSLASHARGASDTIEGAVALKQEVSHDLSPTEKLEALQWSKAGAAAAAAPSKAERRAEAKAKGYEGEMCSECGNFTLVRNGTCMKCDTCGSTTGCS; from the coding sequence ATGCGAATCGAACGACGCAACACCACCAGCGGACAATCTCCCTACGCCGGGATCAATTTCAGGCTGACGACATCGGAGATCCGCAATCCCGACGGCTCGGTCGTGTTCCGGGCCGAGAATGTCGAAGTTCCCGAATTCTGGTCGCAGGTCGCCTCCGACGTGCTGGCGCAGAAGTATTTCCGCAAGGCCGGCGTCGCCGCGCGCCTGAAGAAGGTCGAGGAAGAGACCGTGCCGTCCTGGCTGTGGCGCTCGGTGCCCGACACCGAGGCGCTTAGCACGCTGCCCGAGAACGAGCGCATCGTCGGCGAGACCAGCGCCAAGCAGGTGTTCGATCGCCTCGCCGGCTGCTGGACCTATTGGGGCTGGAAGGGCAGCTACTTCTCCTCGGAAGAAGATGCGCTGGCCTTCTTCGACGAGATCCGCTTCCAGCTCGCCAAGCAGATGGTGGCGCCGAACTCGCCGCAGTGGTTCAACACCGGCCTGCACTGGGCCTACGGCGTCGATGGTCCCGGCCAGGGCCACTATTACGTCGACTGGAAGACCGGCAAGCTGACCAAGTCCAAGTCGGCCTATGAGCATCCGCAGCCGCATGCCTGCTTCATCCAGGGCGTCGGCGACGACCTCGTCAACGAGGGCGGCATCATGGACCTCTGGGTGCGCGAGGCGCGCCTGTTCAAGTATGGCTCCGGCACCGGCTCCAACTTCTCAAGCCTGCGCGGCGAAGGCGAACGGCTGTCCGGCGGCGGCCGCTCGTCCGGCCTGATGAGCTTCCTCAAGATCGGCGACCGCGCCGCGGGCGCGATCAAATCGGGCGGCACCACGCGGCGCGCGGCCAAGATGGTGGTGGTCGATGCCGACCATCCTGATATCGAGACCTATATCGACTGGAAGGTGAAGGAGGAGCAGAAGGTCGCGGCTCTCGTCACCGGCTCCAAGATCAACCAGAAGCACCTCAAGGCCGTGATGAAGGCCTGCGTCAACTGCGAAGGCAGTGGCGACGACTGCTTCGATCCCGAGAAGAACCCGGCGCTGCGCCGCGAGATCAAGCTCGCGCGCCGCTCGCTGGTGCCCGACAACTACATCAAGCGGGTGATCCAGTTCGCCAGGCAGGGCTACAAGGACATCAATTTCGACATCTACGACACCGACTGGGATTCCGAGGCGTACCTGACCGTCTCCGGCCAGAACTCCAACAACTCGGTGTCGCTGAAGGACGACTTCCTGCGCGCGGTCGAGACCGACGGCGACTGGAATCTCGTCGGCCGCACCACCAAGAAGGTGACGAAGACGCTGAAGGCGCGCGATCTCTGGGAGAAGATCGGCTACGCCGCCTGGGCGAGCGCCGATCCCGGCCTGCACTTCAACACCACGATGAACGACTGGCACACCTGCAAGTCCTCGGGCGACATCCGCGCCTCCAATCCGTGCTCGGAATACATGTTCCTGGACGACACGGCGTGCAACCTCGCCTCGGCCAACCTGCTGACGTTCTACAGCTCGACGACCAAGCGGTTTGATATCGAGTCCTACGAGCACCTCTGCCGGCTCTGGACCATCGTGCTGGAAATCTCCGTCATGATGGCCCAGTTCCCGTCGAAGGCCATTGCTGAACTCTCCTACGAATTCCGCACCCTCGGCCTCGGCTTCGCCAATATCGGCGGCCTCCTGATGACCATGGGCCTGCCCTATGACTCCAAGGAAGGCCGCTCGCTGTGCGGCGCGCTGACCGCTGTCATGACCGGCATCGCCTACAAGACCTCGGCGGAGATGGCGGCCGAGCTCGGCACCTTCCCCGGCTACAAGAAGAACGCAGCCCACATGCTGCGCGTGATCCGCAACCACCGCCGCGCCGCCCATGGCAATGCTGGCGGTTACGAGGCGCTCTCGGTCAACCCGGTGCCGCTCGATCACGCTTCCTGCCCGCAAGCCGATATCGTCACCCATGCGATCCACGCCTGGGACGACGCGCTCGCGCTCGGCGAGCAGAACGGCTATCGCAACGCCCAGACCACCGTCGTGGCGCCGACCGGCACCATCGGCCTCGTGATGGATTGCGACACCACCGGCATCGAGCCCGATTTCGCGCTGGTCAAGTTCAAGAAGCTCGCCGGCGGCGGCTACTTCAAGATCATCAACCAGGCGGTGCCCGCGGCGCTGCGCGCGCTCGGCTATCGCGAAAGCGAGATCGCCGAGATCGAAGCCTATGCCGTCGGCCACGGCTCGCTGTCCAATGCACCCGGCATCAACGCCTCGACCCTGAAGACCAAGGGTTTTACCGACGAAGCCATCGCCAAGGTCGAGAAGGCACTGCCGACCGCCTTCGACATCAAGTTCGCCTTCAACAAGTGGACCTTCGGCGAGGACTTCATCCGCGACCAGCTCGGCATCGGCGCGGAGGCGATCGCAGCCCCCGGCTTCGACCTGCTCTCCGCGGTCGGCTTCAGCAAGCGCGAGATCGAGGCCGCCAACGTGCACATCTGCGGCGCGATGACGGTGGAAGGTGCGCCGCACCTCAAGCCGTCAGATTATGCGGTGTTCGACTGCGCCAACCCCTGCGGCAAGATCGGCAAGCGCTACCTCTCGGTCGAGAGCCACATCCGGATGATGGCGGCCTCGCAGCCGTTCATCTCGGGCGCGATCTCCAAGACCATCAACATGCCGAACGACGCCACGGTGGAGGACTGCAAGTCCGCCTACCTGCTGTCGTGGAAGCTCGCGCTGAAGGCCAACGCGCTGTACCGCGACGGCTCGAAGCTGTCGCAGCCGCTGAACTCGCAGCTCATCAGCGACGATGAGGACGAGGACGATGCGGGCGAGGCGCTCTACGAGAAGCCGATGGCGGCGCGCGCCGCCCAGGTTTCGGAGAAGATCGTCGAGAAGCTGGTCGAGCGCATCGTCGTGATGCGCGAGCGCGAGAAGATGCCCGACCGCCGCAAGGGTTACACCCAGAAGGCGGTGGTCGGCGGCCACAAGGTCTATCTGCGCACCGGCGAATATGACGACGGCCGGCTCGGCGAGATCTTCATCGACATGCACAAGGAAGGCGCGGCACTGCGCTCCTTCATCAACAACTTCGCGATCGCGGTCTCGCTCGGCCTGCAATACGGCGTGCCGCTGGAAGAATATGTCGACGCCTTCACCTTCACCCGCTTCGAGCCCGCGGGTCCCGTGCAGGGCAACGACTCGATCAAGTACGCGACCTCGATCCTCGACTACGTCTTCCGCGAACTCGCGGTGAGCTACATGAGCCGCTTCGACCTCGCCCATGTCGATCCGAACGAGTCGGGTTTCGACGCGCTCGGCAAGGGCGTCGAGGAAGGCAAGGAGCCGGATGAGACCCCGACCCAGCAGGCGACAAAATACCTGTCGAAGGGCCTGACCCGCTCGCGCACCGACAACCTCGTCATCATGCGCGGCGGCTCGGCCGCGGTGAGCGCGAACTCGGATGCCGCGCCGGCCGGCGGCAACCGCGTGACGTCGCTGGCCTCGCACGCCCGCGGCGCCTCCGACACCATCGAAGGCGCGGTCGCCCTGAAGCAGGAGGTCAGCCACGACCTCTCGCCGACGGAAAAGCTCGAGGCGTTGCAGTGGAGCAAGGCGGGCGCAGCGGCAGCCGCGGCCCCGAGCAAGGCCGAACGTCGCGCCGAGGCGAAAGCCAAGGGCTACGAAGGCGAGATGTGCTCGGAGTGCGGCAACTTCACGCTGGTGCGGAATGGGACATGCATGAAGTGCGATACGTGCGGGAGCACGACGGGATGTTCGTAA
- a CDS encoding DMT family transporter, with amino-acid sequence MTDLKPSTRPRLAPAGLMFLAITSVGWGFNWPATKFLLGELPPLTLRGSTGVIGAALLAVLALIRAQSLHVEARLWPRLVLYALLNVTGWMVLMGLALLWLPASEAALIAYTMPVWASLLAWPILGERPTLLRTIALVMAFAGLAAIMGGNGISASEAKLPGIIMALCGAFGFALGTVLAKKYPVVLPPIPAAAWQIGIGCLPITIVGLVVETSHWERVTTVGWWLLVYSTVVQFCIAYVSWFAALARLPASVAAIGTMAVPVIGVVASAIALHEPLGPLQIAALIFTLAAVALATR; translated from the coding sequence ATGACAGATTTGAAGCCGTCCACGCGGCCGCGCCTCGCGCCCGCCGGCCTGATGTTCCTCGCCATCACCTCGGTCGGCTGGGGGTTCAACTGGCCGGCGACCAAATTCCTGCTCGGCGAGCTGCCGCCGCTGACCTTGCGCGGTTCGACCGGGGTGATCGGCGCCGCGCTGCTGGCGGTGCTGGCGCTGATCCGCGCCCAGAGCCTGCATGTCGAGGCCCGGCTGTGGCCGCGGCTCGTGCTCTATGCGTTGCTCAATGTCACCGGCTGGATGGTGCTGATGGGGCTGGCGCTGCTGTGGCTGCCGGCGAGCGAGGCGGCGCTGATCGCCTACACCATGCCGGTCTGGGCTTCGCTGCTGGCCTGGCCGATTCTCGGCGAGCGGCCGACGCTATTGCGCACCATCGCGCTGGTGATGGCATTCGCGGGGCTCGCCGCGATCATGGGCGGCAATGGGATCTCCGCCAGCGAGGCGAAGCTGCCCGGCATCATCATGGCGCTGTGCGGCGCGTTCGGCTTCGCGCTCGGCACGGTGCTGGCAAAGAAATATCCGGTGGTGCTGCCGCCGATCCCGGCGGCGGCCTGGCAGATCGGCATCGGCTGCCTGCCGATCACGATCGTCGGCCTCGTGGTCGAGACCTCGCATTGGGAGCGGGTGACCACGGTCGGCTGGTGGCTGCTGGTCTATTCGACCGTGGTCCAGTTCTGCATCGCCTATGTCAGCTGGTTCGCCGCGCTGGCCCGGCTGCCGGCTTCGGTCGCCGCGATCGGCACCATGGCCGTGCCCGTGATCGGCGTGGTGGCCTCCGCGATCGCGCTGCACGAGCCGCTCGGCCCGCTCCAGATCGCAGCATTGATCTTCACACTCGCAGCCGTCGCGCTGGCGACAAGGTGA